The following are encoded in a window of Panthera leo isolate Ple1 chromosome B2, P.leo_Ple1_pat1.1, whole genome shotgun sequence genomic DNA:
- the LOC122220540 gene encoding 60S ribosomal protein L21 — MTNTKGKRRGTRYMFSRPFRKHGVVPLATYMRIYKKGDIVDIKGMGTVQKGMPHKCYHGKTGRVYNVTQHAVGIVVNKQVKGKILAKRINVRIEHIKHSKSRDSFLKRVKENDQKKKEAKEKGTWVQLKRQPAPPREAHFVRTNGKEPELLEPIPYEFMA; from the coding sequence ATGAccaacacaaagggaaagaggagaggtacTCGCTATATGTTCTCTAGgccttttagaaaacatggagTTGTTCCTTTGGCAACATACATGCGAATCTACAAGAAAGGTGATATTGTGGACATCAAGGGAATGGGCACTGTTCAAAAAGGAATGCCCCACAAATGTTACCACGGCAAAACTGGAAGAGTCTACAATGTTACCCAGCATGCTGTTGGCATTGTTGTCAACAAACAAGTTAAGGGCAAGATTCTTGCTAAGAGAATTAATGTACGTATCGAGCACATTAAGCACTCAAAGAGCCGAGACAGCTTCCTGAAGCGCgtgaaggaaaatgatcagaaaaagaaggaagccaaggagaaaggtaCTTGGGTTCAACTGAAGCgccagcctgccccacccagagAAGCACACTTTGTGAGAACCAATGGAAAGGAGCCTGAGCTGTTGGAACCCATTCCCTATGAATTCATGGCgtga